One window from the genome of Gimesia aquarii encodes:
- the rpsO gene encoding 30S ribosomal protein S15 has product MSVTQERRAELIKEYQSKEGDTGSAEVQIAVLTERIVNLTEHLRANSKDHASRRGLLQMVSRRRSLLDYLHKKNAESYREILDRLNIRK; this is encoded by the coding sequence ATGTCAGTCACGCAGGAACGAAGAGCAGAATTGATTAAAGAGTATCAGTCTAAAGAAGGGGATACTGGATCTGCTGAAGTGCAGATTGCTGTACTTACAGAACGGATTGTCAATTTAACAGAGCATCTCAGAGCAAACTCCAAGGATCATGCCAGTCGCAGAGGTTTACTACAGATGGTGAGCCGTAGACGGAGCCTGCTTGATTATTTGCACAAGAAGAATGCAGAAAGCTATAGGGAAATTCTGGATCGGTTAAATATCCGAAAATAA
- the pnp gene encoding polyribonucleotide nucleotidyltransferase — MKVVVECEVGGQKLSLTTGQLAKQAAGSVLIQYGETVVFVAAATGPGRPGIDFFPLTVDYRERIAASGKFPGGFLKREGRPTTKEILTARLTDRPIRPLFPKGFHDELQIMSNVMACDGVNDPDVLSINAASAALCLSPVPFQGPIGAVRVGRIGGELISFPTHEQIAESDLDLIVAGTVESVLMIEGFGDQIPEEEMATAIMFAHQELQKICQLQLELREKAGIEPFEYEAPPVNPFISKLDDAIYQRLSTAMQSTVKAERREGIKTVHEELVTQFFPEDAEETEDGSTRGQFEEAFHDLEAKAVRELAMSGRRLDGRAPNELRAVACETGSLPRVHGSALFTRGETQSLATVTLGTSRDKQRVDGLFEEELQRFMLHYYFPSFSVGECRPIRGPGRREIGHGCLAERSVAPVLPSEEDFPYTIRVISDILESNGSSSMASVCSATLSLMDAGVPLRQPVAGISIGLATEGDKFQILTDIIGDEDHFCDMDFKVAGTQKGITGIQLDLKNDGISEEIIRATLEQAKQARLELLRTMLTAIRRPRAEISSFAPRLHQTKINPEKIGLLIGPGGKTIRAIQEETGGTIDIQDDGTVTVSGSNASVVEKAMAHIEALTEEIRVGRIYDGVVSSIKEFGAFIEIAPGKDGLCHISELSDGFVKSVNDICKMGDRLQVKVIAVDDQNRVKLSRKAVLAEQAGESNGDLDSEENE; from the coding sequence GTGAAAGTAGTTGTTGAATGTGAGGTTGGCGGACAGAAACTGAGTCTTACAACTGGTCAGTTAGCGAAGCAGGCCGCAGGGTCTGTTCTGATTCAATATGGTGAAACCGTTGTATTTGTTGCTGCTGCAACAGGGCCTGGCAGGCCGGGAATTGATTTCTTCCCACTTACGGTTGATTATCGGGAAAGAATCGCCGCCTCAGGCAAATTTCCCGGTGGGTTTTTAAAACGCGAAGGGCGGCCCACAACAAAAGAAATTTTGACGGCACGATTAACGGACCGTCCCATTCGTCCCCTGTTCCCCAAAGGGTTTCATGACGAGCTTCAAATCATGTCGAACGTCATGGCCTGCGATGGCGTCAATGACCCAGACGTGCTTTCCATCAACGCTGCAAGTGCGGCTCTCTGCTTGTCTCCCGTTCCCTTTCAGGGACCAATCGGAGCCGTGCGAGTAGGGAGAATCGGTGGCGAACTGATCTCATTTCCCACACACGAGCAGATTGCTGAAAGTGACTTGGATCTGATTGTGGCGGGTACAGTTGAGTCTGTATTGATGATCGAAGGTTTTGGCGATCAAATTCCTGAAGAGGAAATGGCAACTGCCATCATGTTCGCACACCAAGAACTACAGAAGATTTGCCAATTACAATTGGAACTGCGAGAGAAGGCTGGTATTGAGCCATTCGAATATGAAGCACCTCCGGTAAATCCTTTCATTTCCAAGTTGGATGACGCTATCTACCAACGACTCAGTACTGCCATGCAAAGCACAGTCAAAGCAGAGCGGCGTGAAGGTATTAAAACGGTGCATGAAGAACTGGTGACTCAGTTTTTCCCCGAAGATGCCGAAGAGACTGAAGATGGTTCCACTCGCGGCCAGTTTGAAGAAGCGTTTCACGATCTGGAAGCCAAAGCCGTGCGTGAACTCGCCATGTCGGGACGACGCCTGGATGGTCGTGCTCCCAATGAACTACGTGCTGTTGCTTGCGAAACGGGAAGTTTACCACGTGTGCATGGTTCTGCCCTGTTTACACGTGGCGAAACACAATCGTTGGCAACGGTCACATTGGGAACCTCTCGTGACAAGCAACGCGTTGATGGGTTGTTCGAAGAAGAGTTGCAACGATTCATGTTGCATTACTACTTCCCTTCCTTTTCAGTTGGTGAATGCCGACCGATTAGAGGGCCAGGGCGTCGTGAAATTGGTCATGGTTGTCTGGCAGAACGTTCTGTGGCACCTGTCTTACCTAGCGAAGAAGACTTTCCTTATACCATCCGTGTGATTTCCGATATTCTGGAATCAAATGGAAGTAGTTCCATGGCGTCTGTCTGTTCGGCGACCCTGTCACTCATGGATGCCGGAGTACCTTTACGTCAACCTGTCGCCGGAATCTCAATCGGTCTGGCAACAGAAGGTGACAAATTCCAGATTCTGACGGACATCATTGGTGATGAGGATCATTTCTGTGATATGGACTTTAAAGTCGCTGGAACTCAAAAAGGAATCACAGGAATTCAACTGGATCTTAAAAATGATGGAATCAGTGAAGAAATCATTCGAGCGACTTTAGAGCAGGCTAAACAGGCTCGCTTAGAGTTGTTGAGAACGATGTTAACTGCCATTCGACGGCCGCGAGCAGAGATCTCAAGTTTTGCACCTCGGTTGCATCAAACCAAGATCAATCCTGAAAAAATCGGTTTACTGATTGGCCCCGGTGGAAAAACCATTCGTGCCATCCAGGAAGAAACTGGTGGTACCATTGATATTCAAGACGATGGTACTGTGACGGTCTCCGGAAGCAATGCCTCAGTGGTTGAAAAAGCAATGGCCCACATTGAAGCTCTCACCGAAGAAATTCGGGTGGGTCGTATTTATGATGGTGTGGTCAGCTCAATCAAAGAATTTGGTGCTTTCATCGAGATTGCTCCGGGTAAAGACGGACTATGCCACATCAGTGAACTCTCTGATGGATTTGTCAAATCGGTCAATGATATCTGTAAAATGGGAGACCGTTTGCAGGTGAAGGTGATCGCCGTCGATGATCAAAACCGTGTCAAGCTTTCCCGCAAAGCCGTTCTGGCTGAGCAGGCTGGAGAAAGCAATGGAGATCTTGATTCGGAAGAAAACGAATAA